A single region of the Brassica rapa cultivar Chiifu-401-42 chromosome A03, CAAS_Brap_v3.01, whole genome shotgun sequence genome encodes:
- the LOC103859575 gene encoding (S)-2-hydroxy-acid oxidase GLO1 isoform X1, whose product MEITNVTEYEAIAKEKLPKMVYDYYASGAEDQWTLQENRNAFARILFRPRILIDVSKIDMTTTVLGFKISMPIMVAPTAMQKMAHPEGEYATARAASAAGTIMTLSSWATSSVEEVASTGPGIRFFQLYVYKNRNVVEQLVRRAERAGFKAIALTVDTPRLGRRESDIKNRFTLPPNLTLKNFEGLDLGKMDEANDSGLASYVAGQIDRTLSWKDVQWLQTITKMPILVKGVLTGEDARIAVQAGAAGIIVSNHGARQLDYVPATISALEEVVKATQGRIPVFLDGGVRRGTDVFKALALGASGIFIGRPVVFSLAAEGEDGVRKVLQMLRDEFELTMALSGCRTLSEITRNHITTEWDTPRPLARL is encoded by the exons ATGGAGATCACAAACGTTACCGAGTATGAAGCGATTGCAAAGGAGAAGTTGCCTAAGATGGTATACGACTACTATGCCTCTGGAGCAGAGGATCAATGGACTCTTCAAGAGAACAGAAACGCTTTTGCAAGAATCCT CTTCCGGCCTCGGATTCTGATTGATGTGAGCAAGATTGATATGACAACTACAGTCTTGGGTTTCAAAATTTCGATGCCCATCATGGTTGCTCCTACTGCCATGCAAAAGATGGCTCACCCAGAAG GGGAATATGCTACGGCTAGGGCTGCTTCTGCTGCTGGAACCATCATG ACACTATCGTCATGGGCTACTTCCAGTGTTGAAGAAGTGGCTTCCACAGGGCCCGGGATTCGATTTTTCCAGCTTTAT GTGTACAAGAACAGGAATGTGGTTGAGCAGCTGGTGAGACGAGCCGAGAGGGCTGGATTCAAAGCCATTGCTCTCACTGTGGACACCCCAAGGCTAGGTCGTAGAGAGTCTGATATCAAGAACAG ATTCACTTTGCCCCCAAACTTGACATTGAAGAACTTTGAAGGTCTTGATCTTGGAAAGATGGACGAG GCCAATGACTCTGGCTTGGCTTCATATGTTGCTGGTCAGATTGACCGTACCTTAAGCTGGAAG GATGTCCAGTGGCTCCAGACAATCACTAAAATGCCAATTCTTGTCAAGGGTGTTCTTACAGGAGAGGATG CAAGGATAGCGGTTCAAGCAGGTGCAGCAGGGATCATTGTGTCAAACCATGGAGCTCGTCAGCTTGACTATGTCCCAGCCACAATCTCAGCCCTTGAAGAG GTTGTCAAAGCGACACAAGGACGAATCCCTGTCTTCTTAGATGGTGGTGTTCGACGTGGAACTGATGTCTTCAAGGCACTTGCACTTGGAGCCTCAGGGATATTT ATTGGAAGACCAGTGGTATTCTCACTGGCTGCTGAAGGAGAGGATGGAGTCAGAAAGGTGCTTCAAATGCTACGCGATGAGTTTGAGCTGACAATGGCACTAAGTGGCTGCAGGACTCTCAGTGAAATCACCCGTAACCACATTACCACCGAATGGGACACCCCACGCCCTCTGGCCAGGTTATAG
- the LOC103859575 gene encoding (S)-2-hydroxy-acid oxidase GLO1 isoform X2: MKRLQRRSCLRWYTTTMPLEQRINGLFKRTETLLQESCDFRPRILIDVSKIDMTTTVLGFKISMPIMVAPTAMQKMAHPEGEYATARAASAAGTIMTLSSWATSSVEEVASTGPGIRFFQLYVYKNRNVVEQLVRRAERAGFKAIALTVDTPRLGRRESDIKNRFTLPPNLTLKNFEGLDLGKMDEANDSGLASYVAGQIDRTLSWKDVQWLQTITKMPILVKGVLTGEDARIAVQAGAAGIIVSNHGARQLDYVPATISALEEVVKATQGRIPVFLDGGVRRGTDVFKALALGASGIFIGRPVVFSLAAEGEDGVRKVLQMLRDEFELTMALSGCRTLSEITRNHITTEWDTPRPLARL, encoded by the exons ATGAAGCGATTGCAAAGGAGAAGTTGCCTAAGATGGTATACGACTACTATGCCTCTGGAGCAGAGGATCAATGGACTCTTCAAGAGAACAGAAACGCTTTTGCAAGAATCCTGtga CTTCCGGCCTCGGATTCTGATTGATGTGAGCAAGATTGATATGACAACTACAGTCTTGGGTTTCAAAATTTCGATGCCCATCATGGTTGCTCCTACTGCCATGCAAAAGATGGCTCACCCAGAAG GGGAATATGCTACGGCTAGGGCTGCTTCTGCTGCTGGAACCATCATG ACACTATCGTCATGGGCTACTTCCAGTGTTGAAGAAGTGGCTTCCACAGGGCCCGGGATTCGATTTTTCCAGCTTTAT GTGTACAAGAACAGGAATGTGGTTGAGCAGCTGGTGAGACGAGCCGAGAGGGCTGGATTCAAAGCCATTGCTCTCACTGTGGACACCCCAAGGCTAGGTCGTAGAGAGTCTGATATCAAGAACAG ATTCACTTTGCCCCCAAACTTGACATTGAAGAACTTTGAAGGTCTTGATCTTGGAAAGATGGACGAG GCCAATGACTCTGGCTTGGCTTCATATGTTGCTGGTCAGATTGACCGTACCTTAAGCTGGAAG GATGTCCAGTGGCTCCAGACAATCACTAAAATGCCAATTCTTGTCAAGGGTGTTCTTACAGGAGAGGATG CAAGGATAGCGGTTCAAGCAGGTGCAGCAGGGATCATTGTGTCAAACCATGGAGCTCGTCAGCTTGACTATGTCCCAGCCACAATCTCAGCCCTTGAAGAG GTTGTCAAAGCGACACAAGGACGAATCCCTGTCTTCTTAGATGGTGGTGTTCGACGTGGAACTGATGTCTTCAAGGCACTTGCACTTGGAGCCTCAGGGATATTT ATTGGAAGACCAGTGGTATTCTCACTGGCTGCTGAAGGAGAGGATGGAGTCAGAAAGGTGCTTCAAATGCTACGCGATGAGTTTGAGCTGACAATGGCACTAAGTGGCTGCAGGACTCTCAGTGAAATCACCCGTAACCACATTACCACCGAATGGGACACCCCACGCCCTCTGGCCAGGTTATAG